Proteins encoded together in one Ogataea parapolymorpha DL-1 chromosome III, whole genome shotgun sequence window:
- a CDS encoding Uricase — protein sequence MAILQSSTYGKDNVKFLKVKKDPLNPKVHEVMEATVKVLLVGDFDVAYTKADNAPIVPTDTVKNTILVEAKKFDVFPIEGFVAHLGLHFINKYSHVSGVDIEIFQHRWTKYPVNGKIHDHSFLKDGEELRTASLKYKRSGEFVLKSGIKDLTVLKSTGSMFYGFNQCDYTTLKPTTDRILSTDVDSVWEWDSKKLGSLQNVISQARAGLFDSAYKSARETTLSLFALENSASVQATMYNMCEEILRLVPLVSTVSYSLPNKHYFLIDLSWKGLENDNELFYPSPHPNGLIKCTVGREKKAKF from the coding sequence ATGGCTATCCTGCAATCGTCTACATACGGAAAAGACAACGTCAAGTTTCTCAAGGTTAAGAAAGACCCCTTGAATCCTAAGGTCCATGAGGTGATGGAGGCAACTGTCAaggttcttcttgttggagactTTGACGTTGCTTACACCAAGGCCGACAACGCTCCTATTGTTCCAACCGACACGGTCAAGAATACGATTCTTGTCGAGGCTAAAAAGTTTGACGTGTTTCCTATCGAGGGTTTTGTCGCTCATCTGGGTCTGCACTTTATTAACAAGTACTCTCACGTCAGCGGCGTGGATATTgagattttccagcacagaTGGACCAAGTACCCTGTCAACGGCAAAATCCACGATCactcttttttgaaagacgGTGAAGAGCTCAGAACCGCTTCACTGAAGTACAAACGCTCTGGAGAGTTTGTTCTCAAGTCTGGAATTAAGGACTTGACTGTTCTAAAGTCAACCGGATCCATGTTCTACGGATTCAACCAGTGTGATTACACCACGCTCAAGCCTACCACTGACCGGATCTTGTCTACAGATGTCGACTCCGTCTGGGAGTGGGACTCCAAGAAGCTCGGCTCGCTACAGAACGTTATTTCGCAAGCAAGAGCAGGTCTCTTTGATTCTGCATACAAGAGCGCCAGAGAAACCACCTTGAGCCTGTTTGCGCTAGAAAACTCAGCTTCTGTGCAGGCCACCATGTACAACATGTGTGAGGAAATTCTGAGGCTTGTCCCACTGGTCAGCACCGTTTCGTACAGTCTGCCGAACAAGCACTACTTCCTAATAGATCTTAGTTGGAAGGGTCTGGAGAACGACAACGAGTTGTTCTATCCATCTCCACATCCAAACGGGTTGATCAAGTGCACTGTTGGAAGagagaagaaggccaaATTCTGA
- a CDS encoding putative oxidoreductase, with protein MFGKIAERLAGKNILITGASTGIGYSTAKHFAEAGAGNIKLVLTARREDKLKALKEELLKSYPSIKVFIGALDVSKTDQISPFLKSLPEEFSQIDVLVNNAGKALGLDPVGSVDSADVKEMFETNVLGMIELTQLVVRQMKERNKGDIIQLGSVAGREAYPGGSIYCATKSALNFFTNALRKELISTKIRVIEVQPGNVATDEFSLVRFKGDKERAAAVYKDTEPLYADDIAELIVFAATRKENTVIAETLVFGNNQASPFHIYRGSQK; from the coding sequence ATGTTTGGTAAAATTGCAGAGAGACTCGCTGGCAAGAACATCCTGATCACTGGTGCATCCACTGGAATTGGATACAGTACCGCAAAGCACTTTGCTGAAGCAGGTGCAGGCAACATCAAACTGGTTTTGACTGCCCGTAGAGAAGATAAGCTGAAGGCTTTGAAAGAGGAACTTTTGAAGTCTTATCCTTCGATCAAAGTTTTCATTGGCGCCTTGGACGTTTCGAAGACCGACCAGATCTCTCCATTTCTGAAAAGTTTGCCCGAGGAGTTCTCTCAGATTGATGTCCTAGTTAACAATGCTGGTAAGGCTTTGGGCCTGGATCCTGTCGGTTCTGTTGATTCTGCCGATGTGAAGGAGATGTTCGAGACCAATGTTTTGGGAATGATCGAGCTGACCCAATTGGTCGTCCGGCAGATGAAGGAGCGCAACAAGGGTGATATCATCCAGTTGGGCTCTGTTGCAGGTAGAGAGGCTTACCCAGGCGGAAGCATCTACTGTGCTACCAAGTCTGctttgaacttcttcaccaacgCCTTGAGAAAAGAACTGATCAGCACTAAGATTAGAGTCATCGAGGTTCAGCCTGGTAACGTTGCCACTGACGAGTTTTCTCTGGTCCGGTTCAAGGGTGacaaagaaagagctgctgcCGTTTACAAGGACACAGAGCCATTGTATGCCGATGATATTGCAGAATTGATTGTCTTTGCTGCCACCAGAAAGGAGAACACTGTTATTGCTGAGACTCTggtctttggaaacaacCAGGCCTCGCCTTTCCACATCTACCGGGGCTCTCAAAAATAA